The Prosthecochloris marina genome window below encodes:
- the thrA gene encoding bifunctional aspartate kinase/homoserine dehydrogenase I: MSMKVLKFGGTSIQDGDRIRNVLGIIRRTMQDTPVIVVVSAIRKVTDLLLEAAVMASDGDVGYSKKLGEIETLHRELVEDLIETAGRKDVEEYLQAELSELGDVLHGVCLLHELSDKSSALIMSFGERFSAWIISSFLRQEGIEASYVDARNMIVTDSNHCDARVDMKASRKLIRAWFKGASGVPVVTGYIGAAPDGTATTLGRGGSDYTATIIGASVGVDKIEIWTDVDGFFSADPKRVRDAYALPFISYSEAMELSHSGAKVLHPYSVHPAMKAGIPISIRNSYNPDAEGTRIGMPEKSETVPERPVTGLSSINNVVLLNLSGSGMVGVPGIASRLFSCLAGHMINIIFISQASSEQSISLVINLAQAEKARRILEEEFAVEIAARQIESLTLRRHIAIIAVVGNDMSGHPGVSAHLFETLGKNGINVIAVAQGANEMNISFVVDSRDEDKALNCVHESFLLSRRTVHVFIAGTGTIAKSLIGQLRDHTYTLRKEMELDVVVSGMANTRMMVVKDGGIDLRNWEKALKPREDGKTIKNYIERIKARNLHNSIFVDCTASSDVAESYPDLLASNISIVTANKLGMAGSWALYETIRDAQHSSNARFLYETNVGAGLPIINTLNDLRNSGDKIIKIEGVLSGTLSYIFNELRKGEKFSDIVRQAKEAGYTEPDPREDLSGADFARKFLILGRELGYRLDYEDIECESLVPEHLRTDMSVDTFMEKLRSADAGYDEKIRKAAENDMTIAYAGEISEGKARISVKMLPLSNPVAGLNGTENMVVFTTDRYLDTPLVVKGPGAGGEVTAGGVFADILRIASYLI; the protein is encoded by the coding sequence ATGAGCATGAAGGTTTTGAAATTTGGCGGTACGTCTATACAGGATGGTGACAGGATCAGGAACGTTCTCGGGATAATTCGCAGAACTATGCAGGATACGCCTGTGATCGTTGTGGTTTCCGCTATCAGGAAAGTGACAGATTTGCTTCTGGAGGCCGCGGTTATGGCCAGTGACGGGGATGTCGGTTACAGCAAAAAGCTTGGAGAGATAGAAACTCTTCACAGGGAGCTTGTTGAAGATCTTATTGAAACAGCCGGGAGAAAAGATGTGGAGGAGTATCTGCAGGCTGAACTGTCCGAGCTTGGTGATGTGTTGCACGGCGTATGCCTGCTTCATGAGTTGTCCGATAAGAGCAGTGCGCTGATCATGAGTTTCGGCGAAAGGTTTTCGGCCTGGATTATAAGCAGTTTTCTCCGTCAGGAAGGGATTGAAGCATCATATGTCGATGCAAGAAATATGATAGTGACCGATAGCAACCATTGCGATGCGAGGGTTGACATGAAAGCCTCGAGAAAGCTTATCAGGGCCTGGTTCAAGGGAGCCAGCGGTGTTCCTGTGGTCACCGGCTATATCGGTGCTGCGCCGGACGGGACTGCAACAACACTCGGGCGCGGAGGATCGGATTATACTGCCACGATTATCGGGGCGTCGGTAGGTGTGGATAAAATAGAGATATGGACCGATGTCGACGGTTTTTTCAGTGCTGATCCAAAACGGGTCAGAGATGCATATGCACTGCCGTTTATCAGTTACAGCGAAGCAATGGAGCTTTCACATTCGGGGGCCAAGGTTTTGCATCCCTACTCGGTACATCCTGCCATGAAGGCAGGGATTCCCATAAGTATCAGGAACTCGTATAACCCGGATGCCGAAGGAACACGGATCGGGATGCCGGAAAAAAGTGAAACCGTTCCTGAAAGGCCGGTGACAGGTCTCAGTTCGATTAACAATGTTGTACTGCTCAATCTTTCCGGTAGCGGGATGGTCGGTGTGCCGGGGATTGCTTCGAGGCTTTTCAGCTGTCTGGCAGGCCATATGATAAATATTATTTTTATATCACAGGCATCGTCCGAGCAGTCCATCAGTCTGGTTATCAATCTTGCCCAGGCGGAAAAAGCTCGCCGGATTCTCGAAGAAGAGTTTGCTGTGGAGATTGCCGCCCGCCAGATAGAGTCTCTGACACTCAGAAGGCATATTGCCATTATTGCGGTTGTCGGTAACGATATGTCAGGGCACCCCGGGGTGTCGGCACATCTTTTCGAAACCCTCGGCAAAAACGGTATCAATGTCATTGCTGTTGCACAGGGGGCTAATGAGATGAATATCTCGTTTGTTGTTGACAGCCGTGATGAAGACAAGGCTTTGAACTGTGTGCACGAATCATTCCTGCTCTCTCGTCGTACCGTACATGTTTTTATTGCCGGAACCGGGACAATAGCGAAAAGTTTGATCGGGCAACTTCGCGATCACACGTATACGCTAAGAAAAGAGATGGAACTTGACGTTGTCGTCAGCGGTATGGCGAATACACGGATGATGGTTGTCAAAGATGGTGGAATCGATCTCCGGAACTGGGAAAAAGCACTCAAGCCAAGGGAAGACGGTAAAACAATAAAGAACTATATCGAACGGATCAAGGCAAGGAACCTGCATAATTCCATTTTCGTGGATTGTACGGCAAGTAGTGACGTTGCAGAGAGTTATCCTGATCTTCTGGCATCGAATATTTCCATTGTCACGGCAAACAAGCTGGGTATGGCCGGTTCATGGGCTTTGTATGAAACCATTCGTGATGCTCAGCATTCATCGAATGCGCGTTTTCTCTACGAAACCAACGTGGGAGCGGGTCTTCCGATTATCAATACCCTCAATGATTTGCGAAACAGCGGTGACAAGATCATTAAAATAGAGGGTGTGCTCTCTGGAACATTAAGCTATATTTTCAATGAACTCCGAAAAGGAGAGAAGTTCAGCGATATTGTCAGGCAGGCCAAAGAGGCGGGTTACACCGAGCCGGACCCACGTGAAGACCTTTCAGGAGCGGATTTCGCAAGGAAATTTCTCATACTTGGCAGGGAACTCGGTTACCGACTGGATTATGAAGATATCGAGTGCGAGAGCCTTGTGCCTGAACACTTGAGAACCGACATGAGTGTCGATACATTTATGGAAAAACTGCGTTCTGCCGATGCGGGGTATGATGAGAAGATCAGGAAAGCTGCTGAAAACGACATGACCATCGCTTATGCGGGTGAGATCAGTGAAGGCAAAGCACGCATCAGCGTGAAAATGCTACCGCTTTCGAACCCTGTTGCGGGTTTGAACGGTACGGAAAACATGGTAGTGTTCACTACTGACCGTTATCTCGACACGCCACTTGTGGTCAAGGGACCAGGAGCAGGAGGTGAGGTGACTGCCGGTGGAGTGTTTGCCGATATTCTGCGAATCGCAAGCTATTTGATTTAA
- a CDS encoding c-type cytochrome, translating to MNMKRFFSLVIAATAVFSTVPSFFHNAFLRSATAAENTVADQLSGEQLYQRNCEVCHSMHPPAKTAPPIVRLASRYRMLYGNKEDAVNAMVSFMKTPDASKSVLMPRVIERFGLMPAMSLPDEELEKVAGWLWDQYDPTYDKQRGYYR from the coding sequence ATGAACATGAAACGCTTTTTTTCACTTGTCATTGCCGCTACAGCAGTTTTTTCAACCGTGCCTTCTTTCTTTCACAACGCTTTTCTCCGATCCGCAACTGCTGCTGAAAACACGGTAGCTGATCAATTGAGCGGCGAGCAGCTTTATCAGAGAAACTGCGAAGTATGCCATTCCATGCATCCTCCTGCAAAAACAGCACCTCCCATTGTCAGACTTGCCTCGCGCTACAGAATGCTGTATGGTAACAAGGAAGATGCCGTAAACGCAATGGTTTCATTCATGAAGACTCCCGATGCAAGCAAATCCGTTCTCATGCCTCGAGTCATAGAACGTTTCGGTTTGATGCCGGCGATGTCCTTGCCGGATGAAGAATTGGAAAAAGTCGCCGGCTGGCTCTGGGACCAGTACGACCCCACTTACGACAAACAAAGGGGTTATTACCGTTAA
- a CDS encoding CinA family nicotinamide mononucleotide deamidase-related protein, translated as MIAEIISIGDELLTGQKVNTNAGFICSALVGAGIGVKRIIACADSEDAIVDQFTDSLRRSDIAIVTGGLGPTRDDRTKQSAQRFLKRSLVLDEEVYTRTVEHYRSRGREPSAYLKHNAMIIDGATVIPNEKGLAPGMIISCEEGGQERYIVLMPGVPQEMKAMMRSTVVPFFSGKSSDHIVHSHIKTTGVGETALAEIIREIEDDLPDGTSLAYLPHTAGVDLRVSSIGSDKEVVESDNRITVDAIARRAKAFVYATTDISLEECIGRLLVSAGMRITTAESCTGGLIATRLTDVSGSSQYFEQGYVVYSNNAKEETLGVRTQTLVLHGAVSEEVAAEMAKSSLLKTGADIAVSATGIAGPGGGTEKKPVGMVCLGLASRKKNGDIEVETTTFYTHGDRLRNKIRFSEAALRIVWKKLRNLPAQD; from the coding sequence ATGATTGCCGAGATCATATCTATCGGTGATGAACTGCTTACAGGGCAAAAGGTCAATACCAATGCCGGGTTTATCTGTTCTGCTCTTGTCGGTGCCGGGATCGGTGTAAAAAGGATCATAGCCTGTGCCGACAGCGAGGATGCCATTGTCGATCAGTTTACGGATTCGTTGCGGCGTTCAGACATAGCCATTGTTACTGGCGGGCTTGGACCAACCCGGGACGACAGGACGAAGCAGTCGGCACAACGCTTTTTAAAAAGGTCGCTTGTGCTCGACGAGGAAGTCTATACCCGAACGGTCGAGCACTATCGCAGTCGCGGACGGGAGCCCTCAGCATATCTGAAGCACAATGCAATGATAATCGATGGGGCCACGGTGATTCCGAATGAAAAGGGGCTCGCACCAGGCATGATCATTTCGTGTGAAGAAGGGGGCCAGGAACGCTACATTGTTTTAATGCCAGGTGTTCCGCAAGAAATGAAGGCTATGATGCGGAGCACGGTTGTGCCCTTCTTTTCAGGCAAATCGAGTGATCATATTGTTCATTCGCATATCAAAACGACAGGTGTCGGTGAAACAGCTCTTGCGGAGATCATTCGTGAAATCGAGGATGATCTTCCGGATGGAACATCGCTGGCCTATCTTCCTCATACAGCCGGTGTTGATCTTCGGGTTAGCTCGATAGGGAGTGATAAAGAGGTTGTTGAAAGCGATAACCGGATAACCGTCGATGCCATCGCTCGTAGAGCTAAAGCATTTGTCTATGCCACGACCGATATCTCTCTGGAAGAGTGTATCGGTAGGTTATTGGTGTCGGCCGGGATGAGGATTACAACCGCTGAATCTTGTACCGGAGGCCTTATTGCAACGAGATTGACCGATGTTTCCGGTTCTTCACAGTATTTTGAACAGGGTTATGTTGTCTACAGCAATAATGCCAAGGAGGAGACTCTTGGCGTAAGAACTCAAACCCTTGTACTCCATGGTGCAGTAAGCGAAGAGGTTGCCGCTGAAATGGCCAAAAGTTCTCTTTTGAAAACCGGTGCGGATATAGCGGTTTCTGCTACAGGGATTGCTGGCCCGGGAGGGGGAACAGAGAAAAAACCAGTCGGAATGGTGTGTCTGGGCTTGGCAAGCCGGAAAAAGAACGGTGACATAGAGGTCGAAACAACGACCTTTTATACACACGGTGACCGTTTGCGCAATAAAATCCGGTTCAGCGAAGCCGCTTTGCGTATAGTGTGGAAAAAGCTCAGAAATTTACCAGCGCAAGATTGA
- a CDS encoding c-type cytochrome: protein MKRFFSPLVLGALLIVSTTTFSACQQQTDPVAEKQPEAAEAPKIPAETNTGSVPESNPEIIAQKEAAEAARQEAETIYQNNCQSCHSMTPPAISAPPIVALAGQYRARYSKKAGAVADMVSFMKEPSVGKSILGSSTFERFGLMPAISLPDEELEKVAGWLWDQYDPNFQGGGDCQ from the coding sequence ATGAAACGCTTTTTTTCACCTCTTGTGCTCGGAGCATTATTGATCGTTTCAACAACAACTTTCTCCGCATGTCAGCAGCAAACCGATCCTGTTGCCGAAAAACAGCCTGAAGCAGCTGAAGCACCGAAAATTCCTGCCGAAACAAACACCGGGTCCGTTCCAGAAAGTAACCCTGAAATCATTGCACAAAAAGAAGCAGCCGAAGCTGCCCGGCAAGAAGCGGAAACAATCTATCAAAACAACTGTCAATCGTGTCACTCGATGACACCACCGGCAATAAGCGCCCCCCCGATCGTCGCTCTTGCCGGGCAGTACCGAGCCCGCTACAGCAAAAAAGCTGGAGCGGTCGCCGATATGGTATCGTTCATGAAAGAGCCATCGGTAGGCAAATCCATCCTTGGCTCTTCAACGTTTGAACGCTTCGGTTTGATGCCGGCGATATCCTTGCCGGATGAAGAACTGGAAAAAGTCGCCGGCTGGCTCTGGGACCAATACGATCCTAATTTTCAAGGTGGCGGCGACTGCCAGTAG
- the mutL gene encoding DNA mismatch repair endonuclease MutL gives MPRINRLPDIVANKISAGEVVQRPASVVKELLENAVDAGATRITVSVKEAGKQLVQVIDNGEGMDEEDAARCVERFATSKISSAEELDALGTLGFRGEALASISAVSHFEIRTRRESDSVGIQLRYEGGEPVEKGMAACDPGTMVSVRNLFYNVPARRKFLKTNATEFKHIFESVKAQVLAYPEIQWQMFNDEQELFDFKSTDIFERINFFFGEDFAESLIEVHEDNDFLSLHGYVGKPAMQKRQKSEQFIYVNRRVIQNRMLSQALQQAYGELLIERHTPFALLFLRLDTQQIDVNVHPSKLEVKFEDERSVRTMFYTIIKKAVRSQDFSPDVGGVCFQEGNQDFSRRRSEVNEARLEYHKIPSATSTTGALYSEYRDGDRYEEAPGKTIVSEQKEMFAQEEMFVAERDHFVEPQRELRRSDFVQASGGIADEDLQGEQVSDPKIWQLHNKYIVCQIKTGLMVIDQHVAHERVLYERAVDIMDNNVPNSQQLLFPQKVDLKSWEFEIFEEICGDLERLGFNLSTLGARTVMIEGVPQDVRSGSEAYILQDMIQEYQHNAEKLKLEKRENLAKSYSCRNAIMTGQKLSIDDMRSLIDRLFATKMPYVCPHGRPVIIRISLEQLDRMFGRK, from the coding sequence ATGCCGAGAATTAACAGGTTACCTGATATCGTTGCGAACAAAATATCAGCCGGTGAGGTTGTCCAGCGTCCGGCTTCAGTAGTGAAGGAGCTACTGGAAAATGCAGTAGATGCCGGTGCGACAAGGATTACCGTTTCTGTTAAAGAGGCTGGTAAACAGCTTGTTCAGGTCATCGATAACGGTGAGGGAATGGATGAGGAGGATGCGGCGAGGTGTGTCGAACGTTTTGCGACAAGCAAAATTTCCTCTGCCGAAGAACTCGATGCCCTCGGGACTCTCGGGTTCAGGGGAGAAGCTCTGGCCAGCATATCGGCAGTTTCACATTTCGAAATCAGAACCCGGCGTGAGAGTGACAGCGTTGGGATTCAACTGCGCTATGAAGGAGGGGAACCTGTTGAAAAAGGCATGGCGGCATGTGATCCAGGTACGATGGTAAGTGTCAGAAACCTCTTTTATAACGTTCCTGCCCGTCGGAAATTTCTTAAAACAAACGCTACGGAATTCAAGCACATTTTTGAAAGTGTGAAAGCACAGGTGCTTGCATACCCTGAGATCCAGTGGCAGATGTTCAATGATGAGCAGGAACTGTTCGATTTTAAAAGCACCGATATTTTCGAGCGTATCAACTTTTTTTTCGGTGAAGACTTTGCCGAAAGCCTGATAGAGGTACATGAGGATAACGACTTTCTTTCTCTTCACGGTTATGTCGGGAAACCGGCGATGCAGAAACGCCAGAAAAGCGAGCAGTTTATTTATGTAAACCGGCGCGTGATACAAAACAGGATGCTTTCTCAGGCATTGCAGCAGGCTTACGGAGAACTCCTTATAGAGCGCCACACTCCTTTCGCGCTTCTTTTTCTCCGACTCGATACACAACAGATCGATGTTAACGTTCATCCGTCGAAACTTGAAGTCAAATTCGAAGATGAACGAAGTGTCCGTACGATGTTTTATACGATTATAAAGAAAGCCGTTCGGTCGCAGGACTTTTCACCTGACGTCGGCGGTGTATGTTTTCAGGAAGGAAATCAGGATTTTTCCCGCAGACGTTCAGAAGTTAATGAAGCAAGGCTTGAATATCACAAGATTCCTTCGGCGACATCGACAACAGGGGCACTCTACAGCGAGTACAGGGATGGTGATCGATATGAAGAGGCTCCTGGTAAAACTATTGTCAGTGAGCAAAAGGAAATGTTTGCACAAGAGGAGATGTTTGTAGCAGAACGTGACCACTTCGTCGAACCCCAAAGAGAGCTGCGCAGAAGTGATTTCGTGCAAGCTTCCGGAGGAATTGCGGATGAGGATCTTCAGGGAGAACAGGTGTCCGATCCCAAAATCTGGCAGTTGCATAACAAGTACATTGTCTGCCAGATTAAAACCGGACTGATGGTCATCGATCAGCATGTTGCCCATGAAAGGGTTTTGTATGAGCGGGCTGTGGATATTATGGATAATAATGTGCCGAACTCACAGCAACTGTTGTTTCCTCAGAAAGTGGATTTGAAATCGTGGGAGTTTGAAATTTTCGAGGAAATATGTGGTGATCTTGAGAGACTTGGTTTCAATCTCAGTACACTTGGAGCAAGGACTGTCATGATAGAAGGTGTTCCCCAGGATGTGCGTAGCGGTTCGGAGGCCTATATCCTCCAGGATATGATTCAGGAGTATCAGCACAACGCTGAAAAGCTCAAGCTTGAGAAACGTGAAAATCTTGCGAAGTCATACTCCTGCCGTAATGCAATAATGACCGGTCAAAAATTGAGTATCGATGATATGCGCTCGTTGATCGACAGACTTTTTGCAACGAAAATGCCCTATGTCTGTCCTCATGGTCGTCCTGTTATTATCAGGATATCCCTCGAGCAGCTCGACAGAATGTTCGGGCGCAAGTAG
- the mtgA gene encoding monofunctional biosynthetic peptidoglycan transglycosylase, with protein sequence MKLITQIIGLFLLLVLFDIGRYWFVPDVKELQENNPEKTAFMQYRERQWEIEGDEKTISKDWVPLTRISRYVQDAVLISEDDKFWEHDGFDYGAIELAIEKNIEKRRFAFGASTITQQLAKNLYLSPSKNPVRKIKEAILTWRLERSLSKKRILELYLNVVEWGDGIFGIEKAALYYYGKRARSLTARQAARLAAVLPNPRKYTPESASPYVRRKAERIYRIMRKRGVVSFVKPGS encoded by the coding sequence ATGAAACTGATTACGCAAATAATAGGGCTTTTTCTGCTCCTGGTGCTCTTCGATATAGGCAGATACTGGTTTGTTCCGGATGTTAAAGAGCTTCAGGAGAACAACCCTGAAAAAACCGCCTTTATGCAGTATCGAGAACGGCAGTGGGAAATTGAAGGGGATGAAAAAACAATCAGTAAGGATTGGGTGCCGCTTACACGCATTTCCCGTTATGTGCAAGATGCTGTGCTGATATCGGAAGATGACAAGTTCTGGGAGCATGACGGTTTTGATTATGGGGCAATTGAGCTTGCGATTGAAAAAAACATCGAAAAGAGGCGATTTGCTTTCGGTGCCAGTACAATTACCCAGCAGCTTGCCAAGAATCTTTATCTTTCACCTTCAAAAAACCCGGTTCGAAAGATCAAAGAAGCGATACTTACATGGCGCCTCGAACGTAGCTTGTCCAAAAAGAGAATCCTGGAGCTTTACCTCAACGTTGTCGAATGGGGCGATGGAATTTTCGGTATCGAAAAAGCAGCGTTGTATTACTACGGGAAAAGAGCCCGGTCGCTTACTGCACGGCAAGCGGCGAGGCTTGCTGCGGTGCTACCCAATCCACGCAAGTACACGCCTGAGAGTGCTTCGCCATATGTTCGGCGAAAGGCGGAACGTATTTACAGGATTATGCGCAAGAGGGGAGTTGTTTCTTTCGTTAAGCCCGGGTCATGA
- a CDS encoding F0F1 ATP synthase subunit gamma encodes MATLKDIRTRISSIKSTQQVTKAMKMVSAAKLRRAQDAAIQARPYAAKLKEMLGSLSTRVDTSLNPLLSARDDVRNVLVVLITSDRGLCGAFNANIIKLANKVITEEYGDLHRDGRVELLCAGTKGYDYFRKRGFAVEKSYPGVFQNLHFGVAKEIVEYASEKYLNGEVDRVIVVYNEFKSVLAPTLKKEVLLPISPEQDEGQEKSSGSSSDYIYEPSPSSIIDVLVPKNLNTQLWGMMLESNAADHAARMTAMDSATENAKELLRVLNISYNRARQAAITTELSEIVAGAEALQAE; translated from the coding sequence ATGGCAACCTTAAAGGATATACGAACACGAATCTCGAGTATCAAGTCGACGCAGCAGGTCACCAAGGCAATGAAGATGGTGTCCGCAGCTAAACTTCGCAGGGCACAGGATGCTGCTATCCAGGCTCGACCTTATGCTGCAAAGCTGAAAGAAATGCTCGGTTCGCTTTCAACCAGGGTTGATACTTCGCTCAATCCGCTTCTTTCCGCCCGTGACGATGTGAGAAATGTCCTGGTTGTGCTCATTACATCCGACAGGGGATTGTGCGGAGCGTTTAATGCCAATATCATCAAACTGGCGAATAAAGTCATTACGGAAGAGTACGGTGATCTGCATCGTGATGGAAGGGTGGAGTTACTTTGTGCAGGAACGAAAGGATATGATTATTTCCGCAAGCGTGGTTTTGCTGTTGAGAAGTCGTATCCTGGCGTGTTTCAGAATCTACACTTCGGTGTTGCGAAAGAGATAGTCGAATATGCTTCGGAAAAGTATCTCAATGGCGAGGTGGACAGGGTGATTGTTGTGTACAACGAATTCAAGTCGGTTCTTGCTCCAACACTCAAAAAAGAAGTTCTTTTGCCAATTTCGCCTGAACAGGATGAGGGGCAGGAAAAGAGCAGCGGGAGTTCGAGCGATTATATTTACGAGCCGTCACCGTCATCCATCATCGATGTTCTCGTTCCCAAAAATCTCAATACTCAGCTTTGGGGGATGATGCTTGAATCCAACGCTGCAGATCACGCAGCAAGGATGACTGCAATGGATTCGGCAACGGAAAACGCAAAGGAATTGCTTCGAGTGCTGAACATCAGCTACAACCGCGCGCGTCAGGCTGCTATTACAACAGAACTCAGCGAGATTGTCGCGGGTGCCGAAGCGTTGCAGGCTGAATAA
- a CDS encoding homoserine kinase translates to MKTVTGFASATIGNVACGFDVLGFAITEPGDEVILTQREKRTDLLPVSITSITGDGGALPRDPKKNTSSFVVLKFLEYIRTNKGIDFEGHIELQLKKNLPLSSGMGSSAASAAAALVAANELMGNPCSKMELVHFAIEGERVACGSAHADNAAPAMLGNFVLIRSYNPIDLITIPPPDNLFCTLAHPHIELRTAYARSVLPRTISLKTATEQWGNVGALISGLLTSDYELIGRSLVDAIAEPKRAPLIPGFYSVKNAALEAGALGCSIAGSGPSIFAFSSSYEAACEVGEAMKQAFSNIREKLQSDIWVSPVCKEGAKII, encoded by the coding sequence ATGAAAACTGTCACTGGATTTGCTTCGGCAACCATCGGAAATGTCGCCTGTGGTTTTGATGTCCTCGGGTTTGCCATTACGGAGCCGGGTGACGAGGTAATTCTGACCCAACGGGAAAAAAGGACAGATCTCCTCCCAGTATCGATAACATCGATCACCGGAGACGGCGGAGCCTTGCCGAGAGATCCAAAGAAAAACACCTCCAGCTTTGTCGTTCTCAAATTCCTTGAATACATCAGAACCAATAAAGGAATCGATTTCGAGGGCCATATCGAGCTTCAGCTTAAAAAAAACCTCCCCCTCAGCAGCGGCATGGGCAGCAGCGCGGCCAGTGCAGCAGCAGCGCTGGTTGCTGCAAATGAGCTGATGGGAAACCCTTGCAGCAAAATGGAGCTTGTACACTTTGCCATTGAAGGGGAACGCGTGGCCTGCGGGTCCGCACATGCAGATAATGCTGCGCCTGCCATGCTTGGCAATTTCGTACTGATACGCAGCTATAACCCGATCGACCTGATTACGATTCCGCCACCCGACAATCTTTTTTGCACACTCGCTCACCCGCACATCGAGCTGAGGACAGCGTATGCACGTTCTGTTCTGCCCCGCACGATTTCCCTTAAAACCGCGACTGAGCAGTGGGGTAATGTAGGAGCTCTCATTTCCGGTTTGCTAACGTCCGATTACGAACTGATAGGACGGTCGCTTGTCGATGCTATAGCCGAGCCCAAAAGAGCGCCATTGATTCCTGGTTTTTACAGCGTCAAAAATGCAGCTCTCGAAGCCGGTGCACTTGGATGCAGTATTGCCGGTTCCGGCCCGTCAATCTTTGCATTCTCCTCCTCATACGAAGCAGCTTGCGAAGTAGGTGAAGCAATGAAGCAAGCATTTTCGAACATACGCGAAAAACTGCAATCCGATATATGGGTTTCACCTGTCTGCAAAGAAGGCGCAAAAATCATTTAA
- the atpA gene encoding F0F1 ATP synthase subunit alpha: MSTTVRPDEVSAILRKHLAGFESEADVYDVGTVLQVGDGIARIYGLSKVAAGELLEFPGDVMGMALNLEEDNVGAVLFGESDSVKEGDTVKRTGILASIPVGEAMLGRVINPLGEPVDGKGPIETKIRLPLERKAPGVIFRKSVHEPLQTGLKAIDSMIPIGRGQRELIIGDRQTGKTAVAIDTIINQKGKDVYCIYVAVGQKGSTIAQVVNTLEKFGAMEYTTVIASSASDPAPMQFIAPYAGAAIGEFFRDTGRHALVVYDDLSKQAVAYRQLSLLLRRPPGREAYPGDVFYLHSRLLERAAKITDDQEVVKNMNDLPEPLMPMVKGGGSLTALPVIETQAGDVSAYIPTNVISITDGQIFLEPNLFNAGQRPAINVGISVSRVGGSAQIKAMKKIAGTLRLDLAQFRELEAFSKFGSDLDKATKAQLDRGARLVEILKQGQYVPMAVEKQVAIIYLGTQGLLDQLDVQYIRKFEEEFLSLLEHKHDDLLKSISETGQMDADVASRLKEVAEQFLGSFKAKVKA, encoded by the coding sequence ATGTCTACAACAGTCAGGCCTGATGAGGTTTCAGCCATACTCCGCAAGCACCTGGCGGGGTTTGAGTCGGAAGCGGATGTCTATGATGTTGGAACCGTGCTCCAGGTGGGTGATGGTATTGCGCGTATTTATGGGTTATCAAAAGTGGCTGCCGGTGAATTGCTTGAGTTTCCAGGCGATGTCATGGGTATGGCGTTGAACCTTGAAGAAGATAATGTCGGCGCCGTTTTGTTTGGCGAGTCAGACTCCGTAAAAGAAGGGGATACCGTAAAACGTACCGGTATTCTCGCTTCGATTCCTGTTGGTGAGGCTATGCTCGGCAGAGTTATCAATCCTCTCGGAGAGCCGGTTGACGGCAAAGGGCCGATCGAGACTAAGATACGTCTTCCTCTCGAGCGCAAGGCTCCAGGAGTGATTTTCCGTAAATCGGTACACGAACCGCTTCAGACCGGTCTGAAGGCGATCGATTCCATGATCCCGATTGGGCGCGGTCAGCGCGAGTTGATTATCGGTGACCGTCAGACAGGTAAAACGGCTGTTGCGATCGATACCATTATCAACCAGAAAGGCAAGGACGTTTACTGTATTTATGTTGCTGTCGGTCAGAAAGGTTCGACGATTGCCCAGGTTGTCAATACGCTCGAGAAATTCGGTGCTATGGAATACACGACGGTGATTGCATCCTCGGCCTCCGATCCGGCTCCGATGCAGTTTATCGCTCCCTACGCCGGGGCAGCTATCGGTGAGTTTTTCCGTGATACCGGCCGTCATGCTCTGGTTGTGTATGATGATCTTTCCAAACAGGCTGTTGCTTATCGTCAGCTTTCCCTGCTTCTCCGCCGTCCACCAGGACGTGAAGCATATCCTGGTGATGTGTTTTATCTGCATTCTCGTCTTCTCGAGCGTGCTGCGAAGATAACCGATGATCAGGAAGTTGTTAAAAACATGAATGACCTGCCTGAACCGTTAATGCCAATGGTAAAAGGCGGGGGGAGTCTCACTGCTCTGCCGGTTATCGAAACGCAGGCGGGTGACGTATCGGCATACATCCCGACAAACGTTATTTCGATTACCGATGGTCAGATATTCCTCGAGCCGAACCTCTTCAACGCGGGTCAGAGACCGGCGATCAATGTCGGTATCTCGGTTTCCCGCGTCGGTGGCAGCGCCCAGATCAAGGCTATGAAGAAAATTGCCGGAACGCTCCGCCTCGACCTTGCTCAGTTCCGTGAGCTTGAAGCGTTCTCGAAGTTCGGTTCCGATCTTGACAAGGCAACAAAGGCCCAGCTTGACCGCGGTGCGCGTTTGGTTGAAATACTCAAACAAGGGCAGTATGTTCCAATGGCGGTTGAAAAACAGGTTGCCATTATCTATCTCGGTACTCAGGGGCTTCTCGATCAGCTCGACGTTCAGTACATTCGGAAGTTTGAAGAGGAATTTCTCAGTCTTCTCGAGCACAAACATGATGATCTGCTGAAGTCGATTTCGGAGACAGGTCAAATGGATGCAGATGTTGCGAGCAGGTTGAAAGAGGTTGCCGAGCAGTTTCTTGGTTCGTTCAAGGCAAAGGTAAAAGCGTAG